From one Scylla paramamosain isolate STU-SP2022 unplaced genomic scaffold, ASM3559412v1 Contig62, whole genome shotgun sequence genomic stretch:
- the LOC135098431 gene encoding uncharacterized protein LOC135098431 isoform X7, producing MVGCFTCSTKMAVRGGSTVFIDASALGELTSQLTSQDLESLVGNIQPADLKALQEATEGHVVDTPGVLISDGVTVGNIVEVEGVESGVLEESQQLDSHAHHQPMEVNTLTDHDQVIGEMDMLQQGGELIGMAGEEMSTGGEAATTSALLASVSSGDSSSSQIVSETPQLIKSSLGQFVVLQQNQQNNISIGSMANRIITSGGQVVSTVSGPSSSNNSKPVVVNTSQLSGGVRQQMVVTSQAHPVRTVQFKQSSQTQSHNSSGTVTKVIIGSQAGGGMSNIGSQQVRLITSQSGNTAASPAKLTLQQAQHVGFLPSSKPQGQSPNKIVVQRVSMGGVSPVKSPNKLVPVSSKSPTKIAPAPPSTQQILTQVSSGGAVRNILSSPQKIVIKSNIPQPGQGTVSTVRSGQIVTSGGQQVIKIPANQVQQLTAQQQNVQVLSREQAAGDHPSVRLRLVQCVRWDASDQPDPPSLCPAPRSPFQHPARFSGYDPSSLHVTASVKHYKQQHNSSIKPDSSRNHHPTHHKATAFSHNH from the exons ATGGTCGGCTGTTTTACGTGTAGT ACAAAGATGGCAGTGAGGGGGGGCAGCACAGTGTTCATTGATGCCTCGGCACTTGGGGAGCTGACGAGCCAGCTGACGTCCCAAGACCTAGAGAGTCTTGTGGGCAACATCCAGCCGGCAGACTTGAAGGCTCTGCAGGAGGCAACTGAGGGTCAT GTGGTGGACACTCCTGGAGTGCTCATCTCTGATGGGGTGACAGTGGGCAAcattgtggaggtggagggtgtAGAGAGCGGAGTGCTGGAAGAGTCTCAGCAGCTGGACTCCCATGCTCACCACCAGCCAATGGAAGTGAACACCCTCACTGACCATGACCAGGTCATTG GTGAAATGGACATGCTGCAACAGGGTGGTGAGCTGATTGGCATGGCAGGAGAGGAGATGTCCACAGGCGGTGAGGCTGCCACCACCTCGGCTCTGCTGGCTTCTGTGTCTTCGGgtgactcctcttcctcccagatAGTTTCAGAGACGCCACAGCTCATAAAGAGCAGCTTGGGCCAGTTTGTAGTTCTGCAGCAGAACCAG CAGAATAACATCTCTATTGGTTCCATGGCCAACCGAATCATCACATCGGGCGGCCAGGTGGTGAGCACAGTGTCGGGCcctagcagcagcaacaacagcaagccGGTGGTGGTGAACACATCTCAGCTCAGTGGGGGAGTGAGGCAGCAGATGGTGGTCACCTCGCAGGCCCACCCAGTGCGGACGGTGCAGTTCAAGCAGTCATCGCAGACCCAGTCACACAACAGCagcggt ACGGTGACCAAGGTGATCATCGGCAGTCAGGCTGGCGGGGGCATGAGCAACATTGGGAGCCAGCAGGTGCGCCTCATCACCAGCCAGAGTGGTAATACTGCAGCCTCCCCTGCCAAGCTGACCTTGCAGCAGGCACAGCATGTGGGCTTCTTGCCATCCTCCAAGCCACAGGGCCAATCTCCAAACAAA ATTGTTGTGCAGCGGGTGAGTATGGGTGGAGTGTCCCCTGTGAAGAGTCCCAATAAGTTGGTCCCTGTGTCCTCCAAGTCACCCACCAAAATTGCCCCAGCCCCTCCTTCCACACAGCAG ATTTTAACTCAAGTGAGCAGTGGTGGAGCTGTGAGGAACATTCTTTCAAGTCCTCAGAAGATTGTCATAAAGAGCAATATTCCTCAACCTGGACAG GGGACAGTGAGCACCGTCCGGAGTGGCCAGATTGTCACTTCTGGGGGACAGCAGGTCATCAAGATTCCAGCCAATCAAGTGCAGCAACTGACAGCACAGCAGCAAAATGTGCAAGTTCTCTCca GGGAACAAGCAGCGGGTGATCATCCCAGTGTCCGGCTCAGGCTCGTCCAATGTGTCAGGTGGGATGCCTCAGACCAACCTGACCCTCCCAGCCTCTGCCCTGCCCCCAGGAGTCCTTTCCAACACCCAGCCAGGTTCAGTGGTTATGATCCCAGCTCACTACATGTCACAG CTTCAGTCAAACACTACAAGCAACAGCACAATTCAAGCATCAAACCAGATTCCTCCAGGAACCATCATCCCACACACCACAAAGCCACAGCCTTCTCGCACAATCATTGA
- the LOC135098431 gene encoding uncharacterized protein LOC135098431 isoform X8: protein MVGCFTCSTKMAVRGGSTVFIDASALGELTSQLTSQDLESLVGNIQPADLKALQEATEGHVVDTPGVLISDGVTVGNIVEVEGVESGVLEESQQLDSHAHHQPMEVNTLTDHDQVIGEMDMLQQGGELIGMAGEEMSTGGEAATTSALLASVSSGDSSSSQIVSETPQLIKSSLGQFVVLQQNQQNNISIGSMANRIITSGGQVVSTVSGPSSSNNSKPVVVNTSQLSGGVRQQMVVTSQAHPVRTVQFKQSSQTQSHNSSGTVTKVIIGSQAGGGMSNIGSQQVRLITSQSGNTAASPAKLTLQQAQHVGFLPSSKPQGQSPNKIVVQRVSMGGVSPVKSPNKLVPVSSKSPTKIAPAPPSTQQILTQVSSGGAVRNILSSPQKIVIKSNIPQPGQGTVSTVRSGQIVTSGGQQVIKIPANQVQQLTAQQQNVGTSSG from the exons ATGGTCGGCTGTTTTACGTGTAGT ACAAAGATGGCAGTGAGGGGGGGCAGCACAGTGTTCATTGATGCCTCGGCACTTGGGGAGCTGACGAGCCAGCTGACGTCCCAAGACCTAGAGAGTCTTGTGGGCAACATCCAGCCGGCAGACTTGAAGGCTCTGCAGGAGGCAACTGAGGGTCAT GTGGTGGACACTCCTGGAGTGCTCATCTCTGATGGGGTGACAGTGGGCAAcattgtggaggtggagggtgtAGAGAGCGGAGTGCTGGAAGAGTCTCAGCAGCTGGACTCCCATGCTCACCACCAGCCAATGGAAGTGAACACCCTCACTGACCATGACCAGGTCATTG GTGAAATGGACATGCTGCAACAGGGTGGTGAGCTGATTGGCATGGCAGGAGAGGAGATGTCCACAGGCGGTGAGGCTGCCACCACCTCGGCTCTGCTGGCTTCTGTGTCTTCGGgtgactcctcttcctcccagatAGTTTCAGAGACGCCACAGCTCATAAAGAGCAGCTTGGGCCAGTTTGTAGTTCTGCAGCAGAACCAG CAGAATAACATCTCTATTGGTTCCATGGCCAACCGAATCATCACATCGGGCGGCCAGGTGGTGAGCACAGTGTCGGGCcctagcagcagcaacaacagcaagccGGTGGTGGTGAACACATCTCAGCTCAGTGGGGGAGTGAGGCAGCAGATGGTGGTCACCTCGCAGGCCCACCCAGTGCGGACGGTGCAGTTCAAGCAGTCATCGCAGACCCAGTCACACAACAGCagcggt ACGGTGACCAAGGTGATCATCGGCAGTCAGGCTGGCGGGGGCATGAGCAACATTGGGAGCCAGCAGGTGCGCCTCATCACCAGCCAGAGTGGTAATACTGCAGCCTCCCCTGCCAAGCTGACCTTGCAGCAGGCACAGCATGTGGGCTTCTTGCCATCCTCCAAGCCACAGGGCCAATCTCCAAACAAA ATTGTTGTGCAGCGGGTGAGTATGGGTGGAGTGTCCCCTGTGAAGAGTCCCAATAAGTTGGTCCCTGTGTCCTCCAAGTCACCCACCAAAATTGCCCCAGCCCCTCCTTCCACACAGCAG ATTTTAACTCAAGTGAGCAGTGGTGGAGCTGTGAGGAACATTCTTTCAAGTCCTCAGAAGATTGTCATAAAGAGCAATATTCCTCAACCTGGACAG GGGACAGTGAGCACCGTCCGGAGTGGCCAGATTGTCACTTCTGGGGGACAGCAGGTCATCAAGATTCCAGCCAATCAAGTGCAGCAACTGACAGCACAGCAGCAAAATGT GGGAACAAGCAGCGGGTGA